The proteins below are encoded in one region of Tsuneonella sp. CC-YZS046:
- a CDS encoding flavodoxin family protein, with translation MAQAAAAGAGSRAYLIGAEQVRPGDFLAAKGYLFVCPENLASMSGAMKEMFDRCYYPVLGRIEGRAYATAIAAGSDGAGATAQIDRIVTGWRLKRVADPLIVNLQAQTPEEILAPKTLSEAQLRSCAELGAALSEGLALGIF, from the coding sequence ATGGCGCAAGCTGCGGCTGCTGGGGCAGGTTCGCGAGCATATCTGATTGGCGCGGAGCAGGTGCGGCCGGGCGATTTTCTGGCGGCGAAGGGCTATCTGTTCGTCTGCCCGGAAAACCTTGCGAGCATGAGCGGGGCGATGAAGGAGATGTTCGATCGCTGTTACTATCCGGTTCTCGGCCGGATAGAGGGGCGCGCTTACGCCACGGCGATTGCGGCGGGATCGGACGGCGCGGGCGCCACCGCGCAAATCGACCGGATCGTGACGGGGTGGAGATTGAAACGTGTGGCCGATCCCCTGATCGTCAATCTTCAGGCGCAGACACCGGAAGAGATACTCGCCCCGAAGACCCTCTCCGAAGCCCAATTGCGCAGTTGCGCGGAGCTTGGCGCCGCTCTCTCGGAAGGATTGGCTTTGGGCATATTCTGA
- a CDS encoding YceI family protein, with the protein MRLIAFAAVAPVLVLAATPLLADHHQQPALPGVEDVSRVTAGSYAADPAHTLVGWRVDHLGFNDYFGIFGNVSGTLELDPANLSAARLSVTIPIAEVTTASAGLTEHLFRPGKDGAKPDFFGPAPAAATFVSTSVKPGEDGKEALITGDLTINGITKPVTIEAEFTGAGANPMSKAETVGFEGEAKIKRSDFGISGFVPLVSDEVELDITAAFEKK; encoded by the coding sequence ATGAGACTGATTGCATTTGCCGCCGTTGCCCCCGTCCTTGTGCTTGCCGCGACCCCGCTTCTTGCCGATCACCATCAGCAGCCCGCATTGCCGGGCGTGGAGGATGTCAGCCGGGTCACAGCCGGTTCCTATGCCGCCGATCCCGCGCATACCCTGGTGGGCTGGCGCGTCGACCATCTGGGCTTCAATGACTATTTCGGCATCTTCGGCAATGTCAGCGGCACGCTGGAGCTGGACCCGGCCAATCTCTCGGCCGCCAGGCTTTCGGTCACGATCCCGATTGCCGAAGTCACCACGGCCAGCGCTGGCCTGACCGAGCATCTTTTCCGGCCGGGCAAGGATGGCGCCAAGCCCGATTTCTTCGGCCCCGCCCCTGCCGCGGCAACTTTCGTTTCCACCTCGGTCAAGCCCGGCGAGGATGGCAAGGAAGCCCTCATCACCGGCGATCTGACGATCAACGGCATCACCAAGCCCGTCACCATCGAGGCGGAATTCACCGGCGCCGGAGCCAACCCGATGAGCAAGGCCGAAACCGTGGGCTTTGAAGGCGAGGCGAAGATCAAGCGTTCCGATTTCGGCATCAGCGGCTTCGTCCCGCTGGTATCGGATGAAGTGGAACTGGACATCACCGCCGCGTTTGAGAAGAAATAA
- the leuA gene encoding 2-isopropylmalate synthase, with protein sequence MSMLSDPSVKYRPFPQIALPDRQWPNHVITAPPRWLSTDLRDGNQSIIDPMDAAKKNRFFDLLVDVGLKEIEIGFPAAGATEFDFIQGLVRSGRIPDDVLVQVLTQSREDLIRTSFDSLEGARAAIIHLYNAVSPAWRQIVFQMSLEEVKEIAIKGAKVLRDEAAARPGTDWHFQYSPETFSTAEIDFSLEVCEAVMDILQPTPDHPLILNLPATVEAATPNIYADQIEYFCRNIPRRDSVVISLHTHNDRGTGVAAAELGMMAGADRVEGCLFGNGERTGNCCLVTVALNMYTQGVDPRLDFSNIDKVIETVEYCNQIPVHQRHPYGGELVFTAFSGSHQDAIKKGFAAHEVQNDELWRVPYLPIDPADLGRTYEAVIRVNSQSGKGGFAWVLEQDKGLKLPKRMQAHFSRHVQDLADQLGRELNAEDIWEVFRKTYHMQTANRRFQLVDYDETRASDGTRVFSGTIRVDGEAQSVSGRGNGLISSVLATLKDTFGLEMEVLDYGEHALSKGTDARAAAYVECARPDGTIVWGVGIDPDVATASVRAILSAANSASVD encoded by the coding sequence ATGTCGATGCTTTCCGATCCATCGGTCAAATACCGGCCGTTTCCGCAAATCGCCCTGCCTGACCGGCAGTGGCCGAACCATGTCATCACCGCACCGCCGCGCTGGCTCTCGACCGATTTACGCGATGGCAACCAGTCCATCATCGACCCAATGGATGCCGCGAAGAAGAACCGCTTCTTCGACCTGCTGGTCGATGTCGGTCTGAAGGAAATCGAGATCGGCTTTCCGGCCGCCGGAGCGACCGAATTCGATTTCATCCAGGGCCTCGTCCGTTCGGGGCGGATTCCCGACGATGTCCTGGTTCAGGTCCTCACCCAGTCGCGCGAGGACCTGATCCGCACCAGTTTCGACAGCCTGGAGGGCGCGCGCGCCGCGATCATCCACCTGTATAATGCGGTTTCACCCGCCTGGCGCCAGATCGTCTTCCAGATGAGCCTGGAAGAGGTGAAGGAAATCGCGATCAAGGGTGCAAAAGTCCTGCGCGACGAAGCCGCAGCCCGCCCCGGCACGGACTGGCACTTCCAATACAGCCCGGAAACCTTCTCCACCGCGGAGATCGATTTCAGCCTGGAAGTCTGCGAAGCGGTGATGGATATTCTGCAGCCCACGCCCGATCATCCGCTGATCCTTAATCTGCCGGCGACGGTCGAGGCGGCGACGCCGAACATCTATGCCGACCAGATCGAATATTTCTGCCGCAACATTCCACGGCGGGACAGCGTGGTCATCAGCCTGCACACCCATAACGACCGGGGCACCGGGGTGGCGGCGGCCGAACTGGGCATGATGGCCGGGGCCGATCGCGTCGAGGGCTGCCTGTTCGGCAATGGCGAGCGCACGGGTAATTGCTGCCTGGTGACAGTAGCTCTCAACATGTATACGCAAGGCGTTGATCCCAGACTGGATTTCTCGAATATCGACAAGGTCATCGAGACGGTCGAATATTGCAACCAGATCCCGGTGCATCAACGCCATCCCTATGGCGGCGAACTGGTCTTCACCGCCTTTTCGGGCAGCCACCAGGACGCGATCAAGAAGGGCTTCGCCGCGCACGAAGTCCAGAACGACGAGCTGTGGCGAGTGCCCTACCTGCCGATCGATCCGGCCGATCTGGGGCGCACTTACGAAGCGGTCATCCGGGTCAATTCGCAGAGCGGAAAGGGCGGTTTCGCCTGGGTTCTGGAGCAGGACAAGGGCCTCAAGCTGCCCAAGCGGATGCAGGCGCATTTCTCCCGCCATGTGCAGGATCTGGCCGACCAGTTGGGCCGCGAGCTGAATGCGGAGGACATCTGGGAAGTCTTTCGCAAGACCTACCATATGCAAACCGCCAACCGGCGGTTCCAGCTCGTCGATTATGACGAGACGCGCGCCAGCGACGGCACCCGCGTGTTCAGCGGGACCATCCGTGTCGATGGCGAAGCGCAATCGGTAAGCGGGCGCGGCAATGGATTGATTTCATCCGTCCTCGCCACTCTGAAAGACACCTTCGGGCTGGAAATGGAAGTGCTGGATTACGGCGAACATGCGCTCAGCAAGGGGACTGACGCACGCGCGGCGGCGTATGTGGAATGTGCGCGCCCTGATGGCACGATCGTATGGGGCGTGGGCATAGATCCGGACGTGGCCACGGCAAGCGTCAGGGCGATACTGAGCGCCGCCAACTCGGCATCGGTAGATTGA